In a genomic window of Gossypium arboreum isolate Shixiya-1 chromosome 9, ASM2569848v2, whole genome shotgun sequence:
- the LOC108457297 gene encoding serine/threonine-protein kinase BSK8: protein MGCGCSKLSVCCWTLDQNGSIPEAANVENEGKGEVDGLPAFREYSIDTLKTATSGFSVENIVSEHGEKAPNVVYKGKLENQRWVAVKRFNRSAWPDARQFLEEARAVGQLRNHRLANLLGCCCEGDERLLVAEFMTNDTLAKHLFHWEAQPMKWAMRLRVALHLAEALEYCTSKGRALYHDLNAYRIVFDDEGNPRLSCFGLMKNSRDGKSYSTNLAFTPPEYLRTGRVTPESVIYSFGTLLLDLLSGKHIPPSHALDLIRDRNIQMLTDSCLEGQFSNDDGTELVRLASRCLQYEPRERPNPKSLVSAIIPLQRDAEVPSHVLMGIHAGADAVPLSPLGESCVRMDLTAIHEVLENLGYKDDEGTATELSFQMWTNQMQETLTSKKKGDVAFRHKDFTAAIECYSQFIDVGTMVSPTVYARRSLSYLMSDMPQEALNDAMQAQIVSPVWHIASYLQAAALFALGKDDEAQTSLREGTELENKKNATS from the exons ATGGGCTGTGGGTGTTCAAAACTATCTGTATGTTGTTGGACGTTGGATCAGAATGGATCAATTCCTGAAGCTGCTAATGTTG AAAATGAGGGCAAGGGTGAAGTTGACGGTTTGCCTGCATTCCGTGAATACTCAATTGACACACTCAAGACAGCTACATCTGGATTTTCTGTGGAGAATATAGTTTCAGAACATGGTGAGAAGGCTCCTAATGTAGTTTACAAGGGCAAGTTGGAAAATCAAAGGTGGGTTGCTGTTAAACGATTTAATAGGTCTGCATGGCCTGATGCTCGGCAATTCTTG GAAGAGGCAAGAGCTGTTGGCCAGCTTCGGAACCACAGATTGGCAAATTTACTTGGTTGTTGCTGTGAAGGTGATGAGAGGTTACTTGTCGCAGAATTTATGACTAATGATACACTGGCAAAACACTTATTCCATT GGGAAGCACAACCAATGAAATGGGCAATGCGATTAAGGGTTGCTTTGCATCTTGCAGAAGCTCTAGAGTACTGCACCAGCAAAGGACGTGCCCTGTATCATGACCTAAATGCATATAGAATTGTTTTCGATGAT GAGGGCAACCCTAGACTTTCATGCTTTGGACTAATGAAGAACAGTAGAGATGGAAAAAGTTACAGCACAAACTTGGCATTTACTCCTCCAGAGTATTTGAGGACAG GAAGAGTAACACCAGAAAGTGTAATTTATAGTTTTGGCACCCTTCTACTTGATCTTCTCAGTGGAAAACATATTCCTCCAAGTCAC GCTCTGGACCTTATACGTGACAGGAACATTCAGATGCTGACAGATTCTTGTTTGGAAGGGCAATTTTCAAATGATGATGGGACCGAGTTAGTACGTTTAGCATCACGATGTTTACAATATGAGCCCCGCGAACGGCCAAACCCAAAGTCATTAGTTTCTGCAATAATTCCTCTTCAGAGGGATGCTGAG GTTCCTTCTCATGTATTAATGGGCATACATGCTGGTGCTGATGCTGTACCGCTATCACCGCTTGGGGAATCCTGTGTAAGAATGGATTTGACTGCCATTCATGAGGTCTTAGAAAACCTTGGATATAAAGATGATGAGGGTACTGCTACTGAG CTTTCATTCCAAATGTGGACAAACCAGATGCAAGAAACATTGACATCGAAGAAAAAGGGTGATGTTGCTTTTAGGCATAAAGATTTTACTGCTGCCATTGAATGCTATTCCCAG TTCATTGATGTTGGAACCATGGTTTCCCCAACTGTTTATGCTCGACGTAGTTTGTCGTATCTCATGAGTGACATGCCCCAAGAAGCACTGAATGATGCCATGCAAGCACAAATAGTATCCCCAGTTTGGCATATTGCATCCTACTTGCAAGCTGCTGCTCTATTTGCCCTAGGAAAGGATGACGAGGCACAGACATCTCTCAGGGAGGGTACTGAgcttgaaaataaaaagaatgcAACTTCTTGA
- the LOC108457276 gene encoding glutamate--cysteine ligase, chloroplastic isoform X2: protein MALVSKAGSSYCIRSDITRGRTGQNVAFGVVNNAEAPIMKEKWVNFSSLSCKNARVAQFFPLETVGFRSKRRNGVIVAASPPTEDALIATEPLTKQDLVGYLASGCKSKEKWRIGTEHEKFGFEIKTLRPMKYEQIAELLNGISERFDWEKVMEGDKIIGLKQGKQSISLEPGGQFELSGAPLETLHQTCAEVNSHLYQVKAVAEEMGIGFLGIGFQPKLGLKDIPVMPKGRYEIMRNYMPKVGSLGLDMMFRTCTVQVNLDFSSEADMIRKFRAGLALQPIATALFANSPFTEGKPNGYLSMRSQIWTDTDKDRTGMLPFVFDDSFGFEQYVDYALDVPMYFVYRKKKYIDCTGMTFRDFMAGKLPCIPGELPNLNDWENHLTTIFPEVRLKRYLEMRGADGGPWRRLCALPAFWVGLLYDEVSLQSILDMTADWTSEEREMLRNKVPKTGLKTPFRDGLLWHIAEDVLKLAKDGLERRGFKESGFLNEVAEVVRTGVTPAEKLLELYHGKWGQSVDPVFEELLY from the exons ATGGCGCTTGTTTCTAAGGCAGGCTCATCTTATTGCATCCGTAGTGATATAACACGGGGTAGAACCGGGCAGAATGTGGCTTTTGGTGTGGTAAACAATGCTGAGGCTCCTATAATGAAGGAAAAATGGGTCAATTTTTCTTCTTTATCATGCAAAAATGCCAGGGTAGCGCAGTTCTTTCCTCTAGAAACTGTGGGATTTCGAAGCAAAAGAAGGAATGGTGTGATTGTTGCAGCAAGCCCTCCCACAGAGGATGCTTTGATTGCTACAGAACCATTGACGAAACAGGATCTTGTTGGATACCTTGCATCTGGATGTAAGTCTAAGGAAAAATGGAG GATAGGTACAGAGCATGAAAAGTTTGGTTTTGAGATAAAAACTCTGCGGCCTATGAAATATGAACAAATAGCAGAATTGCTTAATGGTATTTCAGAGAGATTTGATTGGGAGAAAGTAATGGAAGGTGATAAAATTATAGGACTTAAACAG GGGAAGCAAAGCATATCATTGGAACCTGGAGGGCAGTTTGAGCTCAGTGGTGCACCTCTTGAAACTCTGCATCAAACATGTGCCGAGGTCAATTCACACCTCTATCAG GTTAAAGCTGTTGCAGAAGAAATGGGAATTGGATTCTTAGGGATTGGCTTCCAGCCAAAACTGGGACTAAAGGACATTCCTGTCATGCCTAAG GGAAGATATGAGATAATGAGAAATTACATGCCTAAAGTTGGCTCACTTGGTCTTGATATGATGTTCAGGACATGTACAGTTCAG GTTAATCTGGACTTCAGTTCAGAAGCTGACATGATTAGGAAATTTCGTGCTGGTCTTGCTCTGCAACCT ATAGCAACAGCTTTATTTGCAAATTCCCCTTTTACTGAAGGAAAGCCAAACGGTTACCTTAGCATGAGAAG TCAAATCTGGACTGATACTGATAAGGACCGGACAGGCATGCTTCCATTTGTTTTTGATGACTCCTTTGG GTTTGAGCAGTATGTTGACTATGCTCTTGATGTTCCAATGTATTTTGTTTATCGGAAAAAGAAGTACATTGACTGCACTGGAATGACATTCAGG GATTTTATGGCTGGAAAACTTCCATGTATTCCTGGTGAACTACCAAATCTTAATGATTGGGAAAATCATTTGACAACTATATTTCCGGAG GTTCGACTGAAGAGGTACTTGGAGATGAGGGGAGCTGATGGAGGGCCTTGGAGGAGGTTATGTGCTCTGCCCGCATTTTGG GTAGGTTTGTTATATGATGAGGTCTCGCTCCAGAGTATTCTAGACATGACAGCGGATTGGACATCTGAAGAAAGAGAAATGTTGAGAAACAAG GTTCCAAAGACTGGTCTTAAGACGCCATTTCGAGATGGGTTATTGTGGCACATTGCGGAAGATGTTCTAAAGTTGGCCAAG GATGGTTTGGAAAGAAGGGGCTTCAAGGAATCCGGGTTCTTGAATGAGGTGGCAGAGGTGGTTCGTACAG GTGTAACACCAGCTGAGAAGCTTTTGGAATTGTATCATGGGAAGTGGGGACAATCTGTTGACCCTGTTTTCGAAGAACTCCTCTACTGA
- the LOC108457276 gene encoding glutamate--cysteine ligase, chloroplastic isoform X1 yields MALVSKAGSSYCIRSDITRGRTGQNVAFGVVNNAEAPIMKEKWVNFSSLSCKNARVAQFFPLETVGFRSKRRNGVIVAASPPTEDALIATEPLTKQDLVGYLASGCKSKEKWRIGTEHEKFGFEIKTLRPMKYEQIAELLNGISERFDWEKVMEGDKIIGLKQGKQSISLEPGGQFELSGAPLETLHQTCAEVNSHLYQVKAVAEEMGIGFLGIGFQPKLGLKDIPVMPKGRYEIMRNYMPKVGSLGLDMMFRTCTVQVNLDFSSEADMIRKFRAGLALQPIATALFANSPFTEGKPNGYLSMRSQIWTDTDKDRTGMLPFVFDDSFGFEQYVDYALDVPMYFVYRKKKYIDCTGMTFRDFMAGKLPCIPGELPNLNDWENHLTTIFPEVRLKRYLEMRGADGGPWRRLCALPAFWVGLLYDEVSLQSILDMTADWTSEEREMLRNKQVPKTGLKTPFRDGLLWHIAEDVLKLAKDGLERRGFKESGFLNEVAEVVRTGVTPAEKLLELYHGKWGQSVDPVFEELLY; encoded by the exons ATGGCGCTTGTTTCTAAGGCAGGCTCATCTTATTGCATCCGTAGTGATATAACACGGGGTAGAACCGGGCAGAATGTGGCTTTTGGTGTGGTAAACAATGCTGAGGCTCCTATAATGAAGGAAAAATGGGTCAATTTTTCTTCTTTATCATGCAAAAATGCCAGGGTAGCGCAGTTCTTTCCTCTAGAAACTGTGGGATTTCGAAGCAAAAGAAGGAATGGTGTGATTGTTGCAGCAAGCCCTCCCACAGAGGATGCTTTGATTGCTACAGAACCATTGACGAAACAGGATCTTGTTGGATACCTTGCATCTGGATGTAAGTCTAAGGAAAAATGGAG GATAGGTACAGAGCATGAAAAGTTTGGTTTTGAGATAAAAACTCTGCGGCCTATGAAATATGAACAAATAGCAGAATTGCTTAATGGTATTTCAGAGAGATTTGATTGGGAGAAAGTAATGGAAGGTGATAAAATTATAGGACTTAAACAG GGGAAGCAAAGCATATCATTGGAACCTGGAGGGCAGTTTGAGCTCAGTGGTGCACCTCTTGAAACTCTGCATCAAACATGTGCCGAGGTCAATTCACACCTCTATCAG GTTAAAGCTGTTGCAGAAGAAATGGGAATTGGATTCTTAGGGATTGGCTTCCAGCCAAAACTGGGACTAAAGGACATTCCTGTCATGCCTAAG GGAAGATATGAGATAATGAGAAATTACATGCCTAAAGTTGGCTCACTTGGTCTTGATATGATGTTCAGGACATGTACAGTTCAG GTTAATCTGGACTTCAGTTCAGAAGCTGACATGATTAGGAAATTTCGTGCTGGTCTTGCTCTGCAACCT ATAGCAACAGCTTTATTTGCAAATTCCCCTTTTACTGAAGGAAAGCCAAACGGTTACCTTAGCATGAGAAG TCAAATCTGGACTGATACTGATAAGGACCGGACAGGCATGCTTCCATTTGTTTTTGATGACTCCTTTGG GTTTGAGCAGTATGTTGACTATGCTCTTGATGTTCCAATGTATTTTGTTTATCGGAAAAAGAAGTACATTGACTGCACTGGAATGACATTCAGG GATTTTATGGCTGGAAAACTTCCATGTATTCCTGGTGAACTACCAAATCTTAATGATTGGGAAAATCATTTGACAACTATATTTCCGGAG GTTCGACTGAAGAGGTACTTGGAGATGAGGGGAGCTGATGGAGGGCCTTGGAGGAGGTTATGTGCTCTGCCCGCATTTTGG GTAGGTTTGTTATATGATGAGGTCTCGCTCCAGAGTATTCTAGACATGACAGCGGATTGGACATCTGAAGAAAGAGAAATGTTGAGAAACAAG CAGGTTCCAAAGACTGGTCTTAAGACGCCATTTCGAGATGGGTTATTGTGGCACATTGCGGAAGATGTTCTAAAGTTGGCCAAG GATGGTTTGGAAAGAAGGGGCTTCAAGGAATCCGGGTTCTTGAATGAGGTGGCAGAGGTGGTTCGTACAG GTGTAACACCAGCTGAGAAGCTTTTGGAATTGTATCATGGGAAGTGGGGACAATCTGTTGACCCTGTTTTCGAAGAACTCCTCTACTGA